One genomic region from Prunus persica cultivar Lovell chromosome G3, Prunus_persica_NCBIv2, whole genome shotgun sequence encodes:
- the LOC109947911 gene encoding protein DJ-1 homolog D-like isoform X2 — MGNPKGEVQRRVLLLCGDYMEDYEAMVPFQALQAFGVSVDAVSPVKKAGDICATAITIQVESTDQVKSRGHNFTLNATFDDIEIDKYDGLVIPGGRSPEHLAMKASVVELARKFSDSRKPIAAICHGLLVLAPAGAVKGRKCTAVSTMKPGLVAAGAHWVEPDTLSVCVADDNLITGVTYYGNPEFIRLFLKALGGKICASERRVLIIIGNYAEDYEVTVPYQTLKVLGCHVDVVCPKKKAGDTCPTAIRDLEGGQTYSEIQGHNFVLTADFESIDASSYDALVLPGGKAPEFLALKEDVIVLVKQFMEAGKPVASICHGLEILVAAGVLQGKKCTGYPGIKARVVSSGGTFVEADPIDRCVTDGNLVTAAAWHGQAELISQLMTLLDIRVSF; from the exons atggggAATCCGAAAGGCGAGGTGCAGAGGAGGGTGTTGTTACTGTGCGGGGACTACATGGAAGATTACGAGGCAATGGTCCCATTTCAAGCACTGCAGGCATTTGGAGTCTCTGTTGATGCAGTTTCTCCTGTCAAGAAAGCTGGTGATATCTGCGCCACTGCCATAACCATTCAAGTAGAGTCCACTGACCAGGTCAAA TCTCGTGGTCACAATTTCACACTGAATGCAACATTTGATGACATCGAAATTGACAAATATGATGGTCTAGTTATACCAGGAGGACGATCTCCTGAACATCTTGCTATGAAGGCATCCGTTGTAGAATTGGCGAGAAAATTTTCTGACTCCAGAAAGCCAATTGCTGCTATTTGCCATGGGCTGTTGGTCTTAGCACCTGCAGGCGCTGTTAAAGGTCGCAAATGCACCGCGGTTTCAACTATGAAACCTGGATTGGTTGCTGCTGGTGCTCACTGGGTAGAACCCGATACATTGTCAGTGTGTGTTGCTGATGATAATTTAATTACTGGGGTCACATATTATGGCAATCCTGAGTTCATTAGGCTTTTTCTCAAGGCACTGGGAGGCAAAATATGTGCTTCAGAGAGAAGGGTCCTCATCATCATTGGA AACTACGCGGAAGATTATGAGGTAACTGTGCCTTATCAGACCCTCAAAGTTCTAGGATGCCATGTTGATGTGGTTTGCCCCAAGAAGAAAGCCGGTGATACCTGCCCAACTGCTATCCGTGATCTTGAAGGGGGCCAAACCTACAGTGAGATCCAGGgacataattttgttttaacagCTGACTTTGAATCCATAGATGCCTCAAGTTATGACGCTCTTGTACTCCCTGGAGGTAAAGCTCCAGAGTTTTTGGCACTAAAGGAGGATGTTATTGTACTAGTGAAACAATTTATGGAAGCCGGGAAACCAGTTGCATCCATCTGCCATGGCCTGGAAATTTTAGTTGCTGCTGGTGTTCTGCAG GGGAAGAAATGTACTGGATACCCAGGGATTAAGGCTCGTGTGGTTTCGTCAGGAGGGACGTTTGTGGAAGCGGATCCAATAGATCGTTGTGTCACTGATGGAAATCTGGTTACCGCAGCAGCGTGGCATGGCCAAGCAGAGCTTATTTCTCAGTTGATGACATTGCTTGATATTCGAGTATCATTCTAG
- the LOC109947911 gene encoding protein DJ-1 homolog D-like isoform X1, with product MGNPKGEVQRRVLLLCGDYMEDYEAMVPFQALQAFGVSVDAVSPVKKAGDICATAITRFSFVYLFGSRGHNFTLNATFDDIEIDKYDGLVIPGGRSPEHLAMKASVVELARKFSDSRKPIAAICHGLLVLAPAGAVKGRKCTAVSTMKPGLVAAGAHWVEPDTLSVCVADDNLITGVTYYGNPEFIRLFLKALGGKICASERRVLIIIGNYAEDYEVTVPYQTLKVLGCHVDVVCPKKKAGDTCPTAIRDLEGGQTYSEIQGHNFVLTADFESIDASSYDALVLPGGKAPEFLALKEDVIVLVKQFMEAGKPVASICHGLEILVAAGVLQGKKCTGYPGIKARVVSSGGTFVEADPIDRCVTDGNLVTAAAWHGQAELISQLMTLLDIRVSF from the exons atggggAATCCGAAAGGCGAGGTGCAGAGGAGGGTGTTGTTACTGTGCGGGGACTACATGGAAGATTACGAGGCAATGGTCCCATTTCAAGCACTGCAGGCATTTGGAGTCTCTGTTGATGCAGTTTCTCCTGTCAAGAAAGCTGGTGATATCTGCGCCACTGCCATAACCA ggttttctttcGTGTACCTTTTTGGTTCTCGTGGTCACAATTTCACACTGAATGCAACATTTGATGACATCGAAATTGACAAATATGATGGTCTAGTTATACCAGGAGGACGATCTCCTGAACATCTTGCTATGAAGGCATCCGTTGTAGAATTGGCGAGAAAATTTTCTGACTCCAGAAAGCCAATTGCTGCTATTTGCCATGGGCTGTTGGTCTTAGCACCTGCAGGCGCTGTTAAAGGTCGCAAATGCACCGCGGTTTCAACTATGAAACCTGGATTGGTTGCTGCTGGTGCTCACTGGGTAGAACCCGATACATTGTCAGTGTGTGTTGCTGATGATAATTTAATTACTGGGGTCACATATTATGGCAATCCTGAGTTCATTAGGCTTTTTCTCAAGGCACTGGGAGGCAAAATATGTGCTTCAGAGAGAAGGGTCCTCATCATCATTGGA AACTACGCGGAAGATTATGAGGTAACTGTGCCTTATCAGACCCTCAAAGTTCTAGGATGCCATGTTGATGTGGTTTGCCCCAAGAAGAAAGCCGGTGATACCTGCCCAACTGCTATCCGTGATCTTGAAGGGGGCCAAACCTACAGTGAGATCCAGGgacataattttgttttaacagCTGACTTTGAATCCATAGATGCCTCAAGTTATGACGCTCTTGTACTCCCTGGAGGTAAAGCTCCAGAGTTTTTGGCACTAAAGGAGGATGTTATTGTACTAGTGAAACAATTTATGGAAGCCGGGAAACCAGTTGCATCCATCTGCCATGGCCTGGAAATTTTAGTTGCTGCTGGTGTTCTGCAG GGGAAGAAATGTACTGGATACCCAGGGATTAAGGCTCGTGTGGTTTCGTCAGGAGGGACGTTTGTGGAAGCGGATCCAATAGATCGTTGTGTCACTGATGGAAATCTGGTTACCGCAGCAGCGTGGCATGGCCAAGCAGAGCTTATTTCTCAGTTGATGACATTGCTTGATATTCGAGTATCATTCTAG
- the LOC109947908 gene encoding protein DJ-1 homolog D-like, with amino-acid sequence MGNPKGEERRRRVLLLCGDYMEDYEAMVPFQALQAFGVAVDAVSPGKKAGDICATAITIQVETTDEANSESRGHNFTLNATFDEIEFEEYDGLVIPGGRSPEHLAMNASVVELVRKFSDSRKPIAAICHGQLVLAAAAAVKGRKCTAVSTMKPGLVAAGAHWVEPDTLSVCVADDNLITGVTYYGNPEFIGLFLKALGGKICASERRVLIIIGNYAEDYEVTVPYQTLKVLGCHVDVVCPKKKAGDTCPTAIRDLEGGQTYSEIRGHNFVLTADFESIDASSYDALVLPGGKAPEFLALKEDVIVLVKKFMEARKPVASICHGLEILVAAGVLQGKKCTGYPGIKARVVSSGGTFVEADPIDRCVTDGNLVTAAAWHGQPELISQLMTLLDIRVSF; translated from the exons atggggAATCCAAAAGGCGAGGAGCGGAGGAGGAGGGTGTTGTTACTGTGCGGGGACTACATGGAAGATTACGAGGCAATGGTCCCATTTCAAGCACTGCAGGCATTTGGAGTCGCTGTTGATGCAGTTTCTCCTGGCAAGAAAGCTGGTGATATCTGCGCCACTGCCATAACCATTCAAGTAGAGACCACTGATGAG GCTAATAGCGAATCTCGTGGTCACAATTTCACACTGAATGCAACATTTGATGAGATTGAATTTGAGGAATATGATGGTCTAGTTATACCAGGAGGACGATCTCCTGAACATCTTGCTATGAATGCATCGGTTGTAGAATTGGTGAGAAAATTTTCCGACTCCAGAAAGCCAATTGCTGCTATTTGCCATGGGCAGTTGGTCTTAGCAGCTGCAGCCGCTGTTAAAGGTCGCAAGTGCACAGCGGTTTCAACTATGAAACCTGGATTGGTTGCTGCTGGTGCTCACTGGGTAGAACCCGATACATTGTCAGTGTGTGTTGCTGATGATAATTTAATTACTGGGGTCACATATTATGGCAATCCTGAGTTCATTGGGCTTTTTCTCAAGGCACTGGGAGGCAAAATATGTGCTTCAGAGAGAAGGGTCCTCATCATCATTGGA AACTACGCGGAAGATTATGAGGTAACTGTGCCTTATCAGACCCTCAAAGTTCTAGGATGCCATGTTGATGTGGTTTGCCCCAAGAAGAAAGCCGGTGATACCTGCCCAACTGCTATCCGTGATCTTGAAGGGGGCCAAACCTACAGTGAGATCCGGGgacataattttgttttaacagCTGACTTTGAATCCATAGATGCCTCAAGTTATGACGCTCTTGTACTCCCTGGAGGTAAAGCTCCAGAGTTTTTGGCACTAAAGGAGGATGTTATTGTACTAGTGAAAAAATTTATGGAAGCCAGGAAACCAGTTGCATCCATCTGCCATGGCCTGGAAATTTTAGTTGCTGCTGGTGTTCTGCAG GGGAAGAAATGTACTGGATACCCAGGGATTAAGGCTCGTGTGGTTTCGTCAGGGGGGACGTTTGTGGAAGCGGATCCAATAGATCGTTGTGTCACTGATGGAAATCTGGTTACCGCAGCAGCGTGGCATGGCCAACCAGAGCTTATTTCTCAGTTGATGACATTGCTTGATATTCGAGTATCATTCTAG